One part of the Phragmites australis chromosome 3, lpPhrAust1.1, whole genome shotgun sequence genome encodes these proteins:
- the LOC133911910 gene encoding microtubule-associated protein 70-4-like isoform X3, whose product MGSLGEVDHGKEMFHGHGHSDPVVNELDRLENLLRENERELGHAYSEIKGLKLTEALKDKAIAEVSKELKKQDEKMRSLEKQLEKKNLDVIRLSNERKEALSAQFAAEATLRRIHSSQKDEEVVPFDAIIAPLESDIRNYRHEIAVLQDDKKALERHLKLKEATLVEAGNILRSTLERALIVEDVQNQNIELNKQMEMYHEENRLLEKNNRQKVLEIEKLSHTISELEETILASGDVANAVHFFQNQAAKLTKEKKTLERELARAKVYVNRVASTAANEWKDDSDKLMPVKRWLEERRLLQGEIQRLRDKITIAEKSAKIEAQLNDKLKRRLKSLEEDMRNETSNSSAKEINKRIAPKRSTSQPRQTSTAKVTHQSPSSEATERRRPTSQPRASMAGKVLKQPYSKTEPAEKTKSVMRFDSPRSRNVVGKGERPVKNHLWATRSKMTADDVH is encoded by the exons ATGGGCAGCTTGGGAGAGGTTGATCATGGCAAGGAGATGTTCCATGGCCACGGCCATTCTGATCCCGTCGTCAACGAGCTCGACAGGCTGGAGAATCTTCTCAGAG aaaatgagagagagctaGGACATGCATATAGTGAAATAAAAGGCTTGAAGCTGACGGAAGCTCTGAAGGACAAGGCTATTGCTGAG GTGAGCAAGGAACTGAAGAAACAGGACGAGAAGATGAGAAGTTTGGAGAAACAGCTTGAGAAGAAG AATTTAGATGTGATAAGACTAAGCAATGAGCGTAAAGAAGCATTATCTGCACAGTTCGCTGCGGAGGCAACACTCAGAAGGATACACTCTTCCCAGAAAGACGAGGAAGTGGTTCCCTTTGATGCCATCATAGCGCCCCTGGAGTCGGACATAAGAAACTACAGACATGAG ATTGCAGTGCTCCAGGATGACAAGAAGGCGCTAGAACGGCATCTAAAGCTGAAGGAGGCGACCCTTGTCGAAGCAGGGAACATTTTGCGTAGTACACTTGAGAGGGCACTTATAGTAGAGGATGTTCAGAACCAGAACATTGAACTCAACAAGCAGATGGAGATGTACCAT GAAGAGAACAGATTGTTAGAAAAGAATAACAgacagaaggtgttagagatcGAGAAGCTCTCGCATACCATCAGCGAGCTTGAGGAGACTATTCTTGCTTCTGGCGATGTTGCCAATGCAGTGCACTTCTTTCAGAATCAGGCTGCCAAGTTGACT aaggaaaagaagactCTTGAGAGGGAGCTAGCTCGAGCCAAGGTTTATGTCAATCGTGTTGCATCGACAGCGGCAAATGAATGGAAAGATGACTCTGATAAGCTGATGCCTGTCAAGAGATGGCTGGAAGAACGAAGGCTCCTTCAG GGAGAGATACAGCGACTGCGTGACAAGATAACAATAGCCGAGAAATCTGCAAAGATTGAAGCCCAGCTTAAT GATAAACTCAAAAGGAGACTGAAGTCCCTGGAAGAAGACATGAGAAATGAAACATCCAACTCATCTGCAAAGGAAATCAACAAACGAATCGCTCCCAAAAGATCAACATCTCAACCAAGACAAACTAGCACAGCCAAAGTGACACATCAATCACCCTCATCTGAAGCCACTGAGAGGAGAAGGCCAACATCTCAACCAAGGGCGTCAATGGCAGGGAAAGTGTTGAAGCAGCCATATTCAAAAACCGAACCTGCAGAGAAGACTAAAAGTGTTATGCGATTCGACAGTCCAAGATCAAGAAATGTTGTTGGTAAAGGGGAGCGTCCTGTGAAGAATCATCTATGGGCGACAAGAAGCAAAATGACCGCTGATGATG TGCATTGA
- the LOC133911910 gene encoding microtubule-associated protein 70-4-like isoform X1 encodes MGSLGEVDHGKEMFHGHGHSDPVVNELDRLENLLRENERELGHAYSEIKGLKLTEALKDKAIAEVSKELKKQDEKMRSLEKQLEKKNLDVIRLSNERKEALSAQFAAEATLRRIHSSQKDEEVVPFDAIIAPLESDIRNYRHEIAVLQDDKKALERHLKLKEATLVEAGNILRSTLERALIVEDVQNQNIELNKQMEMYHEENRLLEKNNRQKVLEIEKLSHTISELEETILASGDVANAVHFFQNQAAKLTKEKKTLERELARAKVYVNRVASTAANEWKDDSDKLMPVKRWLEERRLLQGEIQRLRDKITIAEKSAKIEAQLNDKLKRRLKSLEEDMRNETSNSSAKEINKRIAPKRSTSQPRQTSTAKVTHQSPSSEATERRRPTSQPRASMAGKVLKQPYSKTEPAEKTKSVMRFDSPRSRNVVGKGERPVKNHLWATRSKMTADDGKENMEHLNVSRLQGRDDTKAHAVFDANCECGVQCIEHQEAIKDEGNVHTSNAETST; translated from the exons ATGGGCAGCTTGGGAGAGGTTGATCATGGCAAGGAGATGTTCCATGGCCACGGCCATTCTGATCCCGTCGTCAACGAGCTCGACAGGCTGGAGAATCTTCTCAGAG aaaatgagagagagctaGGACATGCATATAGTGAAATAAAAGGCTTGAAGCTGACGGAAGCTCTGAAGGACAAGGCTATTGCTGAG GTGAGCAAGGAACTGAAGAAACAGGACGAGAAGATGAGAAGTTTGGAGAAACAGCTTGAGAAGAAG AATTTAGATGTGATAAGACTAAGCAATGAGCGTAAAGAAGCATTATCTGCACAGTTCGCTGCGGAGGCAACACTCAGAAGGATACACTCTTCCCAGAAAGACGAGGAAGTGGTTCCCTTTGATGCCATCATAGCGCCCCTGGAGTCGGACATAAGAAACTACAGACATGAG ATTGCAGTGCTCCAGGATGACAAGAAGGCGCTAGAACGGCATCTAAAGCTGAAGGAGGCGACCCTTGTCGAAGCAGGGAACATTTTGCGTAGTACACTTGAGAGGGCACTTATAGTAGAGGATGTTCAGAACCAGAACATTGAACTCAACAAGCAGATGGAGATGTACCAT GAAGAGAACAGATTGTTAGAAAAGAATAACAgacagaaggtgttagagatcGAGAAGCTCTCGCATACCATCAGCGAGCTTGAGGAGACTATTCTTGCTTCTGGCGATGTTGCCAATGCAGTGCACTTCTTTCAGAATCAGGCTGCCAAGTTGACT aaggaaaagaagactCTTGAGAGGGAGCTAGCTCGAGCCAAGGTTTATGTCAATCGTGTTGCATCGACAGCGGCAAATGAATGGAAAGATGACTCTGATAAGCTGATGCCTGTCAAGAGATGGCTGGAAGAACGAAGGCTCCTTCAG GGAGAGATACAGCGACTGCGTGACAAGATAACAATAGCCGAGAAATCTGCAAAGATTGAAGCCCAGCTTAAT GATAAACTCAAAAGGAGACTGAAGTCCCTGGAAGAAGACATGAGAAATGAAACATCCAACTCATCTGCAAAGGAAATCAACAAACGAATCGCTCCCAAAAGATCAACATCTCAACCAAGACAAACTAGCACAGCCAAAGTGACACATCAATCACCCTCATCTGAAGCCACTGAGAGGAGAAGGCCAACATCTCAACCAAGGGCGTCAATGGCAGGGAAAGTGTTGAAGCAGCCATATTCAAAAACCGAACCTGCAGAGAAGACTAAAAGTGTTATGCGATTCGACAGTCCAAGATCAAGAAATGTTGTTGGTAAAGGGGAGCGTCCTGTGAAGAATCATCTATGGGCGACAAGAAGCAAAATGACCGCTGATGATGGTAAGGAGAACATGGAACATCTGAATGTGTCACGTTTACAAGGACGTGATGACACAAAGGCTCACGCTGTATTTGATGCAAATTGCGAATGTGGAGTTCAGTGCATTGAACATCAAGAAGCCATCAAGGACGAGGGAAATGTTCATACCTCCAATGCCGAAACTAGTACTTAG
- the LOC133911910 gene encoding microtubule-associated protein 70-4-like isoform X2, translating to MARRCSMATAILIPSSTSSTGWRIFSEVSKELKKQDEKMRSLEKQLEKKNLDVIRLSNERKEALSAQFAAEATLRRIHSSQKDEEVVPFDAIIAPLESDIRNYRHEIAVLQDDKKALERHLKLKEATLVEAGNILRSTLERALIVEDVQNQNIELNKQMEMYHEENRLLEKNNRQKVLEIEKLSHTISELEETILASGDVANAVHFFQNQAAKLTKEKKTLERELARAKVYVNRVASTAANEWKDDSDKLMPVKRWLEERRLLQGEIQRLRDKITIAEKSAKIEAQLNDKLKRRLKSLEEDMRNETSNSSAKEINKRIAPKRSTSQPRQTSTAKVTHQSPSSEATERRRPTSQPRASMAGKVLKQPYSKTEPAEKTKSVMRFDSPRSRNVVGKGERPVKNHLWATRSKMTADDGKENMEHLNVSRLQGRDDTKAHAVFDANCECGVQCIEHQEAIKDEGNVHTSNAETST from the exons ATGGCAAGGAGATGTTCCATGGCCACGGCCATTCTGATCCCGTCGTCAACGAGCTCGACAGGCTGGAGAATCTTCTCAGAG GTGAGCAAGGAACTGAAGAAACAGGACGAGAAGATGAGAAGTTTGGAGAAACAGCTTGAGAAGAAG AATTTAGATGTGATAAGACTAAGCAATGAGCGTAAAGAAGCATTATCTGCACAGTTCGCTGCGGAGGCAACACTCAGAAGGATACACTCTTCCCAGAAAGACGAGGAAGTGGTTCCCTTTGATGCCATCATAGCGCCCCTGGAGTCGGACATAAGAAACTACAGACATGAG ATTGCAGTGCTCCAGGATGACAAGAAGGCGCTAGAACGGCATCTAAAGCTGAAGGAGGCGACCCTTGTCGAAGCAGGGAACATTTTGCGTAGTACACTTGAGAGGGCACTTATAGTAGAGGATGTTCAGAACCAGAACATTGAACTCAACAAGCAGATGGAGATGTACCAT GAAGAGAACAGATTGTTAGAAAAGAATAACAgacagaaggtgttagagatcGAGAAGCTCTCGCATACCATCAGCGAGCTTGAGGAGACTATTCTTGCTTCTGGCGATGTTGCCAATGCAGTGCACTTCTTTCAGAATCAGGCTGCCAAGTTGACT aaggaaaagaagactCTTGAGAGGGAGCTAGCTCGAGCCAAGGTTTATGTCAATCGTGTTGCATCGACAGCGGCAAATGAATGGAAAGATGACTCTGATAAGCTGATGCCTGTCAAGAGATGGCTGGAAGAACGAAGGCTCCTTCAG GGAGAGATACAGCGACTGCGTGACAAGATAACAATAGCCGAGAAATCTGCAAAGATTGAAGCCCAGCTTAAT GATAAACTCAAAAGGAGACTGAAGTCCCTGGAAGAAGACATGAGAAATGAAACATCCAACTCATCTGCAAAGGAAATCAACAAACGAATCGCTCCCAAAAGATCAACATCTCAACCAAGACAAACTAGCACAGCCAAAGTGACACATCAATCACCCTCATCTGAAGCCACTGAGAGGAGAAGGCCAACATCTCAACCAAGGGCGTCAATGGCAGGGAAAGTGTTGAAGCAGCCATATTCAAAAACCGAACCTGCAGAGAAGACTAAAAGTGTTATGCGATTCGACAGTCCAAGATCAAGAAATGTTGTTGGTAAAGGGGAGCGTCCTGTGAAGAATCATCTATGGGCGACAAGAAGCAAAATGACCGCTGATGATGGTAAGGAGAACATGGAACATCTGAATGTGTCACGTTTACAAGGACGTGATGACACAAAGGCTCACGCTGTATTTGATGCAAATTGCGAATGTGGAGTTCAGTGCATTGAACATCAAGAAGCCATCAAGGACGAGGGAAATGTTCATACCTCCAATGCCGAAACTAGTACTTAG